The Lycium barbarum isolate Lr01 chromosome 10, ASM1917538v2, whole genome shotgun sequence genome includes a region encoding these proteins:
- the LOC132614709 gene encoding protein S-acyltransferase 8-like → MAKPKRVYQFWKGNNKFLLGGRLMFGPDAKSLIITFTLILVPVVLFCVFVARNLVHELQTESAGYAILVIAIVFTIYVFTLLLSTSAKDPGIVPRNSHPPEEVQGYDSSASVEAGNGPLPQEVLVNGLPVQLKFCKTCMLYRPPRCSHCSVCDNCVERFDHHCPWVGQCIGKRNYRCFFLLVSSTALLCVFVFSISALYLKLLMDDSGTILKAIKESPVSVALMAYCFIALWFVGGLTGFHLYLIGTNQTTYENCRYKEDSRVRVYNRGCITNFLQLFCSSTEPSKINFRGYVQEEASKPPKRSDIQETDINISDGDTRIKVEDDLDIGDDIMKISQRRKSEEVGDVRGRGSDRSPIGRSEVDFGFGLESQFSSRPSY, encoded by the exons ATGGCCAAGCCTAAGCGTGTGTACCAGTTTTGGAAAGGCAACAAT AAATTCTTGCTTGGCGGGAGGCTAATGTTTGGACCAGATGCTAAGTCATTGATTATTACCTTCACGCTCATCCTTGTCCCTGTTGTTCTGTTTTGTGTATTTGTGGCAAGAAATCTTGTGCATGAACTCCAAACAGAAAGTGCAGGATATGCAATTTTGGTGATAGCTATTGTCTTCACAATTTAT GTCTTTACACTTCTGCTCTCAACATCAGCAAAGGATCCTGGCATTGTCCCTCGTAATTCTCATCCTCCAGAGGAAGTTCAAGGGTATGATTCTTCAGCTTCCGTTGAAGCTGGCAATGGACCTTTGCCTCAAGAAGTCCTTGTGAATGGTTTGCCTGTACAATTGAAATTTTGTAAAACGTGCATGTTGTACCGTCCACCAAGATGCTCTCATTGCTCGGTATGTGATAATTGTGTGGAACGATTTGATCACCATTGCCCTTGGGTGGGTCAATGCATTGGGAAG CGGAACTATCGTTGCTTCTTTCTCCTTGTTTCTTCAACGGCCCTCCTTTGTGTTTTCGTCTTTTCCATATCAGCTTTGTATCTGAAACTTCTTATGGATGATTCTGGAACTATTTTGAAAGCTATCAAAGAATCACCAGTATCTGTGGCGTTGATGGCCTATTGTTTTATTGCACTGTGGTTTGTTGGAGGTCTAACTGGCTTCCATTTGTATCTCATAGGTACAAATCAG ACCACATATGAGAACTGCCGTTACAAGGAAGACAGCAGGGTCCGTGTATATAATCGGGGATGCATAACAAATTTTCTTCAACTATTCTGCTCAAGCACAGAACCTTCCAAAATCAATTTCCGTGGATATGTACAGGAAGAGGCATCAAAGCCTCCCAAGAGGAGTGACATTCAAGAAACAGATATAAATATCTCTGATGGGGATACAAGAATCAAGGTGGAAGACGATCTTGATATTGGAGATGATATTATGAAGATATCCCAGCGACGTAAATCTGAGGAAGTTGGAGATGTTAGAGGTAGAGGAAGTGACAGGTCGCCAATTGGTCGTTCGGAGGTTGATTTTGGATTTGGTCTCGAGTCTCAGTTTTCCTCCAGACCCTCATACTAG